The Rhinopithecus roxellana isolate Shanxi Qingling chromosome 13, ASM756505v1, whole genome shotgun sequence genome contains a region encoding:
- the CD93 gene encoding complement component C1q receptor isoform X2: protein MATSMGLLLLLLLLRQLGAGTGADTEAVVCAGTACYTAHSGKLSAAEAQNLCNQNGGNLATVKSEEEAQHVQRVLAQLLRREAALTARMGKFWIGLQREKGKCLDPSLPLKGFSWVGGGEDTPYSNWHKELRNSCISKRCVSLLLDLSQPLLPRRLPKWSEGPCGSPGSPGSNIEGFVCKFSFKGMCRPLALGGPGQVTYATPFQTTSSSLEAVPFASAANVVCGEGDKDESQSHYFLCKEKAPDVFDWGSSGPLCVSPKYGCNFNNGGCHQDCFEGGDGSFLCGCRPGFRLLDDLVTCTSRNPCSSSPCRGGATCILGPHGKNYTCRCPQGYQLDSSQLDCVDVDECQDSPCAQECVNTPGSFRCECWVGYEPGGPGEGACQDVDECALGHSPCAQGCTNTEGSFHCSCEEGYVLAGEDGTQCQDVDECVGPGGPLCDSLCFNTQGSFRCGCLPGWVLAPNGVSCTMGPVSLGPASGPPDEEYKGERGGSTVPPAATASPTRGPEGTPKSTPTTRRPSISSDAPITSVPLEMLDPSGSPGLWREPSIHHTTAASGPQEPAGTVVAILLLLALALGLLVYRKRRAKREEKKEKPQNAADSYSWVPERAESRAMENQYSPTPGTDC, encoded by the exons ATGGCCACCTCTATgggcctgctgctgctgctgctgctcctgagGCAGCTCGGGGCCGGGACGGGAGCTGACACGGAGGCGGTGGTCTGCGCGGGGACCGCCTGCTACACGGCCCACTCGGGCAAGCTGAGCGCTGCCGAGGCTCAGAACCTCTGCAACCAGAACGGGGGCAACCTGGCCACTGTGAAGAGCGAGGAGGAGGCCCAGCACGTCCAGCGAGTACTGGCCCAACTCCTGAGACGGGAGGCAGCCCTGACGGCAAGGATGGGCAAGTTCTGGATTGGGCTCCAGCGAGAGAAGGGCAAGTGTCTGGACCCCAGTCTGCCGCTGAAGGGCTTCAGCTGGGTGGGCGGCGGCGAGGACACGCCTTACTCTAACTGGCACAAGGAGCTCCGGAACTCGTGCATCTCCAAGCGCTGTGTGTCTCTGCTGCTGGACCTGTCCCAGCCGCTCCTTCCCAGGCGCCTCCCGAAGTGGTCCGAAGGCCCCTGTGGGAGCCCAGGCTCCCCCGGAAGTAACATCGAGGGCTTCGTGTGCAAATTCAGCTTCAAAGGCATGTGCCGGCCTCTGGCCCTGGGGGGCCCAGGTCAGGTGACCTACGCCACCCCCTTCCAGACCACCAGTTCCTCCTTGGAGGCTGTGCCCTTTGCCTCCGCCGCCAATGTGGTCTGTGGGGAAGGGGATAAAGACGAGAGTCAGAGTCATTATTTCCTGTGCAAGGAGAAGGCCCCCGATGTGTTCGACTGGGGCAGCTCGGGCCCCCTCTGTGTCAGCCCCAAGTATGGCTGCAACTTCAACAATGGGGGTTGCCACCAGGACTGCTTTGAAGGCGGGGATGGCTCCTTCCTCTGCGGCTGCCGGCCAGGGTTCCGGCTGCTGGACGACCTGGTGACCTGTACCTCACGAAACCCTTGCAGCTCTAGCCCATGTCGTGGGGGGGCCACATGCATCCTGGGACCCCATGGGAAAAACTACACGTGCCGCTGCCCCCAAGGGTACCAGCTGGACTCGAGTCAGCTGGACTGTGTAGACGTGGACGAATGCCAGGACTCCCCCTGTGCCCAGGAGTGTGTCAACACCCCTGGGAGCTTCCGCTGCGAATGCTGGGTTGGCTATGAGCCGGGCGGTCCTGGAGAGGGGGCCTGTCAGGATGTGGATGAGTGTGCCCTGGGCCACTCGCCTTGCGCCCAGGGCTGCACCAACACAGAGGGCTCATTCCACTGTTCCTGCGAGGAGGGCTACGTCCTGGCCGGGGAGGACGGCACTCAGTGCCAGGACGTGGATGAGTGTGTGGGCCCGGGGGGCCCCCTCTGTGACAGCTTGTGCTTCAACACACAAGGGTCCTTCCGCTGTGGCTGCCTGCCAGGCTGGGTGCTGGCCCCCAATGGGGTGTCCTGCACCATGGGGCCTGTGTCTCTGGGACCAGCATCTGGGCCCCCCGATGAGGAGTacaagggagagagaggggggagcACTGTGCCTCCCGCTGCAACAGCCAGTCCCACGAGGGGCCCCGAGGGCACCCCCAAGTCTACACCCACCACAAGGAGACCTTCGATCTCATCTGATGCCCCTATCACCTCTGTCCCACTTGAGATGCTGGACCCCAGTGGGTCCCCAGGCCTCTGGAGGGAGCCCAGCATCCATCACACCACAGCTGCCTCTGGCCCCCAGGAGCCTGCAG GCACCGTGGTGGCCATCCTACTTCTGCTGGCCCTGGCTCTGGGGCTACTGGTCTATCGCAAGCGGAGAGcgaagagggaggagaagaaggagaagccCCAGAATGCAGCAGACAGTTACTCCTGGGTTCCAGAGCGAGCAGAGAGCAGGGCAATGGAGAACCAGTACAG TCCGACACCTGGGACAGACTGCTGA
- the CD93 gene encoding complement component C1q receptor isoform X1 has product MATSMGLLLLLLLLRQLGAGTGADTEAVVCAGTACYTAHSGKLSAAEAQNLCNQNGGNLATVKSEEEAQHVQRVLAQLLRREAALTARMGKFWIGLQREKGKCLDPSLPLKGFSWVGGGEDTPYSNWHKELRNSCISKRCVSLLLDLSQPLLPRRLPKWSEGPCGSPGSPGSNIEGFVCKFSFKGMCRPLALGGPGQVTYATPFQTTSSSLEAVPFASAANVVCGEGDKDESQSHYFLCKEKAPDVFDWGSSGPLCVSPKYGCNFNNGGCHQDCFEGGDGSFLCGCRPGFRLLDDLVTCTSRNPCSSSPCRGGATCILGPHGKNYTCRCPQGYQLDSSQLDCVDVDECQDSPCAQECVNTPGSFRCECWVGYEPGGPGEGACQDVDECALGHSPCAQGCTNTEGSFHCSCEEGYVLAGEDGTQCQDVDECVGPGGPLCDSLCFNTQGSFRCGCLPGWVLAPNGVSCTMGPVSLGPASGPPDEEYKGERGGSTVPPAATASPTRGPEGTPKSTPTTRRPSISSDAPITSVPLEMLDPSGSPGLWREPSIHHTTAASGPQEPAGEDSFVATQNDDGTDGQKLLLFYILGTVVAILLLLALALGLLVYRKRRAKREEKKEKPQNAADSYSWVPERAESRAMENQYSPTPGTDC; this is encoded by the exons ATGGCCACCTCTATgggcctgctgctgctgctgctgctcctgagGCAGCTCGGGGCCGGGACGGGAGCTGACACGGAGGCGGTGGTCTGCGCGGGGACCGCCTGCTACACGGCCCACTCGGGCAAGCTGAGCGCTGCCGAGGCTCAGAACCTCTGCAACCAGAACGGGGGCAACCTGGCCACTGTGAAGAGCGAGGAGGAGGCCCAGCACGTCCAGCGAGTACTGGCCCAACTCCTGAGACGGGAGGCAGCCCTGACGGCAAGGATGGGCAAGTTCTGGATTGGGCTCCAGCGAGAGAAGGGCAAGTGTCTGGACCCCAGTCTGCCGCTGAAGGGCTTCAGCTGGGTGGGCGGCGGCGAGGACACGCCTTACTCTAACTGGCACAAGGAGCTCCGGAACTCGTGCATCTCCAAGCGCTGTGTGTCTCTGCTGCTGGACCTGTCCCAGCCGCTCCTTCCCAGGCGCCTCCCGAAGTGGTCCGAAGGCCCCTGTGGGAGCCCAGGCTCCCCCGGAAGTAACATCGAGGGCTTCGTGTGCAAATTCAGCTTCAAAGGCATGTGCCGGCCTCTGGCCCTGGGGGGCCCAGGTCAGGTGACCTACGCCACCCCCTTCCAGACCACCAGTTCCTCCTTGGAGGCTGTGCCCTTTGCCTCCGCCGCCAATGTGGTCTGTGGGGAAGGGGATAAAGACGAGAGTCAGAGTCATTATTTCCTGTGCAAGGAGAAGGCCCCCGATGTGTTCGACTGGGGCAGCTCGGGCCCCCTCTGTGTCAGCCCCAAGTATGGCTGCAACTTCAACAATGGGGGTTGCCACCAGGACTGCTTTGAAGGCGGGGATGGCTCCTTCCTCTGCGGCTGCCGGCCAGGGTTCCGGCTGCTGGACGACCTGGTGACCTGTACCTCACGAAACCCTTGCAGCTCTAGCCCATGTCGTGGGGGGGCCACATGCATCCTGGGACCCCATGGGAAAAACTACACGTGCCGCTGCCCCCAAGGGTACCAGCTGGACTCGAGTCAGCTGGACTGTGTAGACGTGGACGAATGCCAGGACTCCCCCTGTGCCCAGGAGTGTGTCAACACCCCTGGGAGCTTCCGCTGCGAATGCTGGGTTGGCTATGAGCCGGGCGGTCCTGGAGAGGGGGCCTGTCAGGATGTGGATGAGTGTGCCCTGGGCCACTCGCCTTGCGCCCAGGGCTGCACCAACACAGAGGGCTCATTCCACTGTTCCTGCGAGGAGGGCTACGTCCTGGCCGGGGAGGACGGCACTCAGTGCCAGGACGTGGATGAGTGTGTGGGCCCGGGGGGCCCCCTCTGTGACAGCTTGTGCTTCAACACACAAGGGTCCTTCCGCTGTGGCTGCCTGCCAGGCTGGGTGCTGGCCCCCAATGGGGTGTCCTGCACCATGGGGCCTGTGTCTCTGGGACCAGCATCTGGGCCCCCCGATGAGGAGTacaagggagagagaggggggagcACTGTGCCTCCCGCTGCAACAGCCAGTCCCACGAGGGGCCCCGAGGGCACCCCCAAGTCTACACCCACCACAAGGAGACCTTCGATCTCATCTGATGCCCCTATCACCTCTGTCCCACTTGAGATGCTGGACCCCAGTGGGTCCCCAGGCCTCTGGAGGGAGCCCAGCATCCATCACACCACAGCTGCCTCTGGCCCCCAGGAGCCTGCAGGTGAGGACTCCTTCGTGGCCACACAAAATGACGACGGCACTGATGGGCAAAAGCTGCTTTTATTCTACATCCTAGGCACCGTGGTGGCCATCCTACTTCTGCTGGCCCTGGCTCTGGGGCTACTGGTCTATCGCAAGCGGAGAGcgaagagggaggagaagaaggagaagccCCAGAATGCAGCAGACAGTTACTCCTGGGTTCCAGAGCGAGCAGAGAGCAGGGCAATGGAGAACCAGTACAG TCCGACACCTGGGACAGACTGCTGA